A stretch of the Veillonella parvula DSM 2008 genome encodes the following:
- the glf gene encoding UDP-galactopyranose mutase codes for MNKKFDYLVVGAGPFGAVFAHEAHKRGKSVLVIDRRNHIAGNLYCESKDDINIHVYGAHIFHTSLKHVWDYVNQFAEFNHYVNSPVANYKGEMYNLPFNMNTFSKMWNIRTPKEAQDIITKQRAAISGEPKNLEEQAISLVGTDIYEKLIKGYTEKQWGRKCTELPAFIIKRLPVRYTYDNNYFNDRFQGIPMGGYTKMIERMLEGIEVRLGIDFLKHRDEYEALADRIIYTGPIDEYFGYSEGILEYRGLHFETERLEEENHQGVAVVNYTEGEIPYTRTIEHKHFEFGTQPVTYVTKEYPKDWKIGEEAYYPVNDVKNLELYSRYVKKAEAISNVIFGGRLGEYKYYDMDKVIASALALCNKEFQE; via the coding sequence ATGAATAAAAAATTTGACTATTTAGTAGTAGGGGCGGGCCCATTTGGTGCAGTATTTGCCCATGAAGCGCACAAGCGTGGTAAATCTGTACTTGTCATCGACCGACGCAATCACATAGCAGGTAATCTATATTGTGAAAGCAAAGATGATATCAATATCCACGTCTATGGTGCTCATATCTTCCATACATCCTTGAAACATGTGTGGGATTATGTCAATCAATTTGCAGAATTTAATCACTATGTAAATAGCCCTGTGGCAAATTATAAGGGAGAGATGTACAATTTACCGTTTAATATGAACACGTTTTCTAAAATGTGGAATATTCGAACTCCAAAAGAGGCACAAGATATTATTACTAAACAACGAGCTGCCATCTCAGGGGAACCTAAGAATTTGGAGGAGCAAGCCATCAGCCTCGTAGGTACTGATATTTACGAAAAGCTTATCAAAGGGTATACGGAAAAACAATGGGGTCGTAAATGTACAGAGCTACCAGCTTTTATCATTAAACGCTTGCCAGTGCGTTACACATACGATAACAATTACTTTAATGACCGTTTCCAAGGTATTCCTATGGGTGGCTATACCAAGATGATTGAACGCATGTTAGAAGGTATTGAAGTGCGTCTTGGCATAGACTTCCTCAAACATCGCGATGAATACGAAGCTTTGGCAGATAGAATTATCTACACTGGCCCTATAGATGAATATTTTGGTTATTCTGAAGGGATATTAGAGTATCGTGGTCTTCACTTTGAAACTGAGCGTCTCGAAGAGGAAAATCATCAAGGTGTTGCGGTGGTGAACTATACGGAAGGTGAAATTCCGTATACTCGTACCATTGAACATAAGCATTTTGAATTTGGTACACAGCCCGTTACGTATGTAACAAAAGAATATCCAAAGGACTGGAAAATCGGCGAGGAAGCGTATTATCCGGTAAATGACGTAAAGAATTTAGAGCTATATTCTAGATATGTTAAAAAGGCCGAAGCGATTTCCAATGTAATATTTGGTGGTCGTTTAGGTGAATATAAATATTACGATATGGATAAGGTTAT